A region of Paraburkholderia sp. BL23I1N1 DNA encodes the following proteins:
- a CDS encoding amidohydrolase — MAVAEEIWNLVEGKKEDFFVLSDKVWATPELSYNEFRSVTQHVAMLEQEGFRIVRNVAGIPTAVMGEAGEGGPIIAFLGEYDALPGLSQAAGLAEFSPVEKDGHGHGCGHNLLGAAALLAATAVKDYLAANGLKGRVRYYGCPAEEGGAGKAFMARAGTFDDVDAAITWHPAFFNMVWDSGSLATLGIDFSFTGRTAHAAATPHLGRSALDAVELMNVGVNYMREHMSSHARIHYAIIDAGGIAPNVVQSHATVRYSIRAAQQTELVELAERVRKVAKGAALMTETEVSEDVHAAVASLLRNRPLEEALHANLTKLGPTGFDKRDRAIAAPYQASCSAKAIAASYELWQLAPREHTVLCDEVWPLRDVTEPVMGSTDVGDVSRTVPTVQLLAATHVIGPPSHTWQWTAQSNSDPARKGLAYAAKVMAATGADVLTDDRLRTAVKDEFQRRSALDPFTCLMPPELGPRLPQQAD; from the coding sequence ATGGCAGTCGCGGAAGAAATCTGGAACCTCGTCGAAGGAAAAAAGGAAGACTTCTTCGTGCTCAGTGACAAGGTATGGGCAACGCCGGAACTGTCCTATAACGAGTTCAGATCGGTTACCCAGCATGTGGCGATGCTGGAGCAGGAGGGGTTTCGTATTGTCCGGAATGTCGCCGGCATTCCGACCGCCGTTATGGGCGAGGCCGGCGAAGGCGGACCCATCATCGCGTTCCTGGGCGAATACGACGCGCTCCCCGGACTGAGCCAGGCGGCCGGACTGGCCGAGTTCTCGCCGGTCGAAAAGGACGGACACGGACACGGGTGTGGGCACAACCTTCTTGGCGCCGCGGCTCTCTTGGCGGCGACGGCCGTGAAGGACTATCTCGCGGCTAACGGATTGAAAGGCCGCGTGCGTTACTACGGCTGTCCAGCAGAGGAGGGTGGAGCGGGCAAGGCTTTTATGGCGCGCGCAGGCACCTTCGACGACGTCGACGCCGCCATCACGTGGCATCCAGCCTTTTTTAACATGGTATGGGACTCTGGCTCTCTCGCCACTCTCGGAATCGACTTCAGCTTTACGGGGCGCACCGCCCATGCTGCAGCTACGCCGCATCTCGGCCGCAGCGCGCTGGACGCCGTCGAACTCATGAACGTCGGCGTCAACTATATGCGCGAGCACATGTCGAGCCATGCCCGCATACACTATGCCATCATCGATGCAGGCGGCATCGCGCCGAATGTCGTGCAGAGCCACGCTACGGTACGTTATTCGATCCGCGCCGCCCAACAGACGGAATTGGTCGAACTAGCCGAACGGGTCCGCAAGGTAGCCAAAGGCGCAGCGTTGATGACAGAGACCGAGGTGAGCGAAGACGTGCACGCTGCGGTCGCAAGCTTGCTTCGCAATCGTCCCTTGGAAGAAGCGCTCCACGCCAATTTGACGAAGTTGGGGCCTACTGGCTTCGACAAACGTGACCGCGCAATCGCGGCGCCTTATCAGGCGTCCTGTTCGGCGAAAGCGATCGCTGCTTCCTACGAGTTGTGGCAGCTCGCGCCGCGCGAGCACACGGTGCTGTGTGACGAAGTCTGGCCGTTGCGCGACGTCACTGAGCCGGTCATGGGATCGACGGACGTTGGTGATGTGAGTCGCACGGTGCCAACAGTGCAGCTTCTGGCGGCGACCCATGTCATTGGCCCGCCGTCCCACACTTGGCAATGGACCGCCCAGAGCAATTCGGATCCGGCGCGCAAGGGTTTGGCCTATGCTGCGAAGGTCATGGCGGCAACCGGAGCGGACGTCTTGACGGACGATAGGCTCCGCACGGCCGTCAAGGATGAGTTCCAGCGGCGAAGCGCACTTGACCCATTCACCTGCCTGATGCCCCCCGAACTGGGCCCCCGCTTGCCGCAACAGGCCGACTGA
- a CDS encoding FAD-dependent oxidoreductase — translation MRPPLKFLDHETFDVVIIGGGINGAAAAQEIIGQGHSVLLVDKGDFGSGTSSRSSRLLHCGLRYLAPGRSIWDFVVHPTRFMTAMKMAKQAMEARAEFVETSSLRTRPLQFAFPIYQEGPYRAWQVDIAFLILKLLGPRNPPLDYHRISGAEARNMPLMNELRDLDRIHSVAVYREYEFDWPERVCMDCILDAERMGAVVRNYTLATLGRRRDGGVWPVVLRDQLDGATVEVSASIVLNLAGIWIDEVNATPEPNAKRRVLGTKGTHIVVKLPNSCAGYGVATLNSKREPFYCIPWHDLHYFGPTETLYEGNKEDIHVTNEEQAWLLKEANRLMPGIGLSEKEVRLTWAGVRPLTYDKAVPFGNRSRQLHDLTEDGMPNVLAMTAGPVLSHRSAGRLLAKAVAKRLRPQHRRQRPDYAPKQPPASDSSPALVSGLSTRLSDLQHGIQKEHAVTLMDLLFRRTGLGWRHQFSEAEIDQAASVLATERGLSSAEKWREIEAFKIECERLFGRRSSQDSFTSTIAGKDGDDSG, via the coding sequence GTGCGACCACCGCTTAAATTTCTCGACCACGAGACCTTCGACGTTGTCATTATTGGCGGAGGCATTAACGGCGCCGCCGCCGCCCAGGAAATCATTGGGCAGGGTCACAGCGTCCTTCTCGTCGATAAAGGTGACTTCGGTTCGGGGACTTCGAGTCGCTCCAGTCGTCTTTTGCATTGTGGTCTGCGCTATTTGGCGCCAGGTCGTTCGATCTGGGACTTTGTTGTGCATCCCACGCGCTTTATGACAGCGATGAAAATGGCGAAACAAGCGATGGAGGCGCGGGCCGAGTTCGTCGAGACGTCATCGTTGCGCACTCGACCGCTCCAGTTCGCCTTCCCGATTTATCAGGAAGGTCCCTATCGCGCCTGGCAAGTGGATATTGCATTCCTTATTCTGAAACTGCTCGGTCCTCGCAACCCGCCTCTTGATTACCACCGTATCTCTGGTGCCGAAGCGCGTAATATGCCGCTGATGAACGAATTGCGTGATCTTGACCGTATCCATTCAGTCGCGGTGTATCGTGAGTACGAGTTCGACTGGCCCGAGCGAGTATGCATGGATTGTATCCTCGACGCGGAACGCATGGGGGCGGTCGTTCGCAATTACACCCTGGCCACGCTCGGACGGCGTCGCGACGGCGGCGTCTGGCCAGTCGTGCTTAGGGATCAATTGGACGGTGCGACCGTAGAAGTCAGTGCTTCTATCGTGCTTAACCTAGCAGGCATTTGGATCGACGAGGTCAACGCCACGCCTGAGCCAAACGCTAAACGCCGCGTGCTCGGGACCAAGGGAACGCATATTGTTGTCAAGCTCCCGAACTCCTGCGCCGGTTACGGCGTCGCAACGCTGAACAGTAAGCGCGAACCGTTTTACTGTATTCCCTGGCACGACCTGCATTATTTCGGGCCGACAGAGACCCTCTACGAGGGAAACAAAGAGGACATCCATGTCACTAACGAGGAACAGGCCTGGCTGCTCAAAGAAGCTAACCGTCTTATGCCAGGCATAGGGCTTTCGGAGAAGGAGGTTCGGCTGACCTGGGCAGGCGTCAGGCCGCTGACGTATGACAAAGCCGTTCCTTTCGGGAATCGTTCCCGGCAACTCCACGACCTTACTGAGGACGGTATGCCAAATGTACTCGCGATGACCGCCGGGCCCGTGTTGAGCCATCGTTCGGCCGGCCGCCTCTTGGCTAAGGCGGTTGCAAAGCGGCTAAGACCCCAGCACCGACGGCAACGACCAGACTATGCGCCAAAGCAGCCGCCCGCAAGCGACAGTTCACCCGCATTGGTATCGGGACTGTCAACACGACTTTCAGATCTCCAGCATGGCATACAGAAAGAACATGCCGTGACCCTCATGGATCTTCTTTTTCGGCGCACCGGACTTGGTTGGCGGCATCAATTCAGCGAGGCTGAGATCGATCAAGCAGCGTCCGTGCTAGCGACGGAGCGCGGCCTGTCCTCTGCGGAGAAGTGGCGAGAGATCGAGGCGTTCAAAATCGAATGTGAGAGGCTTTTCGGACGACGTTCTTCACAAGACTCATTCACGAGTACGATTGCCGGGAAAGACGGAGATGATTCCGGATAG
- a CDS encoding porin, with translation MHKKKSAAIVLASTALVGVAHAQSSVTLYGLIDAGFGYVNTNQGSRYAMMNGNLNGDRWGLKGVEDLGGGLAAIFQIENGFNVGTGAFGQGGREFGRQSWVGITSASVGTLKLGRQYDPVVDKVQGLTLESVFGSPATTPGDVDNNDNSARISNAIKYVSPLFGGIQFEGLYALNGVAGQPGSGNTYSAAASYTGGALSIAAGYLHGSNTAAASGQLRTTWSGTMDSIFDGPISNGYQTAATIGIAHAAARYQLSALTLGAVYSYAAFNADAQSTFKSQQHFNSGKVYALYQISPSVLGGLGYIYTRAGGDTSATYNQVTAGATYALSKRTDFYAVAAYQHASGTQRTAAGGLVDAVASVGSYGLTGNGNSQTLVVVGMRHRF, from the coding sequence ATGCACAAGAAAAAGTCTGCTGCTATTGTGTTGGCGTCAACCGCACTCGTCGGCGTGGCTCATGCGCAATCGAGCGTTACCTTGTACGGTTTGATTGACGCAGGTTTTGGCTACGTCAACACCAATCAAGGCAGCCGCTATGCGATGATGAACGGTAATCTCAATGGTGATCGATGGGGGTTGAAAGGCGTAGAAGACCTGGGTGGTGGGTTGGCGGCAATTTTTCAGATTGAAAATGGTTTTAATGTCGGCACCGGCGCATTTGGTCAAGGTGGGCGCGAATTTGGCCGGCAGTCGTGGGTCGGTATCACGAGCGCCAGTGTCGGTACTCTTAAGCTGGGGCGGCAGTATGATCCGGTGGTTGACAAGGTTCAAGGGTTGACACTCGAAAGCGTCTTCGGATCTCCAGCCACAACTCCCGGAGACGTCGATAACAACGACAACAGTGCGCGCATCTCGAACGCAATCAAATACGTTAGCCCCTTGTTTGGAGGTATCCAGTTTGAAGGACTGTACGCACTGAATGGTGTGGCTGGACAGCCTGGGTCAGGAAATACCTACTCTGCGGCAGCCAGTTACACTGGCGGAGCATTGAGCATCGCGGCAGGCTATCTTCATGGAAGTAATACCGCGGCCGCCTCGGGACAGCTTCGGACCACGTGGAGTGGTACGATGGATTCGATCTTTGACGGACCCATCAGCAACGGCTATCAAACTGCTGCGACGATCGGAATAGCGCATGCAGCGGCCCGCTATCAGCTTTCTGCGCTGACGCTCGGAGCTGTGTATAGCTACGCGGCGTTTAACGCGGACGCGCAGTCGACGTTCAAATCGCAGCAGCACTTCAATTCGGGAAAAGTGTATGCCCTCTATCAGATTAGTCCCAGTGTCCTCGGCGGACTCGGATACATCTACACCCGCGCTGGAGGTGACACGTCTGCAACGTATAACCAGGTGACGGCGGGCGCTACCTACGCCTTGTCGAAGCGCACGGACTTCTACGCGGTTGCCGCTTACCAGCATGCGAGCGGAACGCAGCGGACGGCCGCAGGAGGGCTCGTTGATGCAGTCGCGTCGGTCGGTTCATATGGGCTGACTGGAAACGGTAACTCCCAGACACTGGTGGTTGTCGGTATGCGTCACCGATTCTGA
- a CDS encoding FAD-binding oxidoreductase — protein sequence MLPIQEITLKPELPKQVSVAIIGGGIIGISCALALARKGVDVAVFEKGAIGCEQSSRNWGWVRSIGRDIKELQLSVLANELWQSIQSQIDVGYRMTGLAYLAKDESEMALHQKWIDASGASGVRVSLLAKAELAKILPQSSRTWAGALYSPSDGVAEPAMATRGIAELARANGASIFEHCAVRGIDVSAGRVSGVVTEHGVVKCADVVLAGGAWSRLFCGNHAIEFPQLKVHASVLQTAPIDAKLDVAINGGDFTCRKRADGGYTVSKLGASVADLTPDSIRLSTKFLRAWLNERKYLRLRLGRPFFDELKIPRRFSLDSPTPFETYRVLDPEANNGMLNDAMDCLKQTFPSFANASIVRKWAGMIDVTPDALPVISKVEQIPGFYLGSGFSGHGFGIGPAAGAVLADLVTGDRTQVGIEDFALSRFCS from the coding sequence ATGCTGCCCATTCAAGAAATCACATTGAAACCCGAATTGCCCAAGCAGGTCTCCGTCGCAATTATTGGCGGCGGAATCATTGGAATCAGTTGCGCGCTTGCGCTGGCGCGCAAAGGTGTCGACGTCGCGGTGTTCGAAAAAGGCGCGATCGGTTGCGAACAGTCTTCACGCAACTGGGGCTGGGTGCGCTCCATCGGACGCGACATTAAGGAACTGCAACTGTCTGTCCTCGCTAACGAATTGTGGCAGTCAATCCAGTCGCAAATCGACGTGGGCTACCGGATGACGGGACTCGCATATCTTGCGAAAGACGAGTCGGAGATGGCGCTGCATCAAAAATGGATCGATGCATCCGGCGCCAGCGGTGTCCGCGTCAGCCTTCTCGCCAAGGCCGAACTCGCGAAGATTCTCCCACAGTCGAGCCGCACGTGGGCTGGGGCGTTGTATAGCCCAAGCGACGGCGTCGCCGAGCCCGCGATGGCCACACGCGGCATCGCAGAACTTGCACGCGCGAACGGCGCATCCATCTTCGAGCACTGCGCGGTGCGCGGCATCGACGTGTCCGCGGGTCGCGTGTCGGGTGTCGTGACCGAGCACGGCGTCGTGAAATGCGCCGACGTGGTACTGGCAGGCGGTGCGTGGTCGCGGCTTTTCTGCGGCAATCATGCAATTGAGTTTCCGCAGCTCAAGGTCCATGCGTCAGTGCTGCAAACCGCTCCTATCGACGCGAAACTGGACGTCGCGATCAACGGAGGCGACTTCACATGCCGCAAACGCGCCGACGGCGGGTACACCGTGTCGAAACTCGGCGCCTCGGTCGCCGATCTCACGCCCGACAGTATCCGCCTGAGCACGAAATTCTTGCGCGCGTGGCTCAACGAGCGCAAGTATCTGCGACTGCGTCTTGGACGCCCCTTTTTCGATGAGCTTAAAATTCCACGCCGCTTCAGCCTTGACAGCCCGACGCCATTCGAAACGTACCGCGTGCTGGATCCTGAGGCGAACAACGGAATGCTCAACGACGCAATGGATTGCCTGAAGCAGACCTTTCCGTCGTTCGCCAATGCGTCGATCGTACGCAAGTGGGCCGGCATGATTGACGTCACGCCCGATGCGCTGCCGGTTATCTCGAAGGTCGAGCAGATACCGGGTTTCTATCTCGGTTCCGGCTTTTCAGGCCATGGCTTCGGCATAGGACCGGCCGCAGGCGCTGTGCTCGCCGATCTGGTGACAGGCGATCGCACACAGGTCGGCATCGAAGACTTCGCCCTAAGCCGTTTTTGCTCGTAG
- a CDS encoding MFS transporter, translating into MTVLDERRPPHSRFAQSERRVPTRAVVAAIAGNALEFYDFGIYSFFAVYAARAFFPSLDGLTGILASVAVFGVGFVTRPLGALLIGRLGDHLGRKPALLLTIALIIVGTMGLALTPDRATIGVAAPIIVVVSRLIQGFGLGGEVGPAVAFLMEAAPEGRRGFYTSWSTASQGISSFAAGIVGVTFTSLLAPENMQSWGWRLAFALGLLLVPVALYLRKQMPETFDGRSHGANTTATPWRDLWQHRRAILPGMAMLGASTAVFYVAIYMTTYSIAVLKMPPHIGMLSAIVLGASLIVFGLLGGWLCDRYNVRFIVALPYTVLLVGIYPAYHLLILAQSVPTLLIATVLMSAMPAVAGPSVLMLIGEALPARIRSLGLSVTYAVPITIFGGTAQVVVTWLLKHTGNPASPAFYAVMASAVMLFAIMAFPKGLDRFGHANGIVLD; encoded by the coding sequence ATGACTGTGCTTGATGAGCGCCGGCCGCCACACTCGCGATTCGCGCAATCGGAACGACGAGTGCCTACGAGAGCGGTTGTTGCGGCGATCGCGGGCAACGCTCTTGAGTTCTATGATTTTGGGATCTACTCGTTCTTCGCGGTCTACGCAGCACGGGCTTTCTTTCCATCCTTGGACGGACTGACAGGAATTCTTGCTTCGGTCGCAGTTTTTGGGGTGGGTTTCGTGACTCGCCCTCTAGGTGCACTGCTCATCGGCCGGCTCGGCGACCACCTCGGACGCAAGCCGGCCCTGCTCCTTACCATCGCGCTGATCATTGTCGGCACTATGGGACTGGCCCTGACTCCCGACCGGGCTACCATCGGCGTCGCTGCTCCGATCATCGTGGTCGTTAGCCGGCTCATCCAAGGGTTCGGCTTGGGCGGCGAAGTTGGGCCGGCTGTGGCATTCCTCATGGAAGCAGCCCCCGAAGGACGACGCGGTTTCTATACGAGCTGGTCGACCGCCAGCCAGGGCATTTCGAGCTTCGCCGCAGGGATCGTCGGTGTCACGTTCACGTCGCTACTGGCGCCGGAGAACATGCAGAGTTGGGGATGGCGATTAGCGTTCGCCCTCGGGCTCCTACTAGTCCCGGTCGCGCTCTACCTACGCAAACAGATGCCCGAAACCTTCGATGGGCGTAGCCATGGCGCGAATACCACGGCCACCCCCTGGCGCGATTTGTGGCAGCATCGCCGTGCGATCTTGCCCGGCATGGCCATGCTCGGAGCCAGCACCGCGGTTTTCTACGTGGCGATCTACATGACCACATATTCCATCGCTGTACTGAAGATGCCACCTCATATCGGCATGCTTTCGGCGATAGTGTTGGGTGCGTCGCTGATCGTGTTTGGTCTGCTTGGTGGGTGGCTCTGTGATCGCTATAACGTCCGGTTCATAGTGGCGCTTCCATACACGGTCCTGCTCGTGGGCATCTACCCGGCATACCACCTTCTCATTCTCGCGCAGAGCGTGCCGACCCTGCTCATCGCCACCGTATTGATGAGTGCCATGCCCGCCGTGGCGGGACCCTCGGTGCTGATGCTAATCGGCGAAGCGTTGCCGGCGCGCATACGATCTCTTGGCCTCAGTGTCACTTATGCCGTTCCGATCACTATCTTCGGTGGCACCGCACAGGTTGTCGTCACCTGGTTGCTGAAACACACCGGCAATCCCGCTTCTCCAGCGTTCTATGCGGTTATGGCAAGCGCGGTCATGCTTTTTGCCATCATGGCCTTTCCAAAAGGTCTTGACCGGTTCGGTCACGCGAATGGAATTGTGTTGGATTGA